The Betta splendens chromosome 12, fBetSpl5.4, whole genome shotgun sequence genome contains the following window.
GTGACACAGATGCAGTGTGAGGGTTTGGACCAGCAGGTGTCACAATTTTGCCTTAAAACAAATTTTTACAGAAACGTGAcacatttagctttttaaaCCCAGACTTTTGACTTTGCACAGAGTAGGACCGTAAGCATGAGTACCTCACTGTTTTGTCAGTAATTAAAACGTGTGTTTTTGAGCAAGCAGGAGACGTTTTCAGAATAATGTGACTGACGTGCTGTGTACTGTATTTGCTGTCAGCAGATGCAGTTTGACCTCAGGCTGTTCTTTTAGAGGTTCCTTGCAAACAATGTGTATCATCATATCCCTGTATGGCCCAGGAGTGTTTGATCGCCCATTCAGGCCTTTCTCTTTATCTCACCCAGCTACCTGCCTTGTTCTGAAAGGATCTGTGTGGCTGTGAAAGAGATGGCCGCACTGTTTCCCAAGGTAAGATGACTCCTGACAAAAGCCGGGTGTCCCTCCCCTGAGTAATTACaggatttgttgtttgtttgaaagCATCCAGAGGGaatctaaataaataagtcTTTATAGGATtactttgttttatgtttgctAACAAAAGTGCCCATGGGCCAAACTGACCATAATGAGATTTGAATTTATGGGCGTTGTCGCGTCAGCCCTTTGTCAAGTCTGTCATCCCTACCTTCCCCCACAGAGGCCGTCCTCAGAGACCGTCCGAGGGTCCCTGTGCCTGCTCACGTCCAGCGCCAGCCGACTGCATGGGGAGTGCCAGAAGGCTGTGGAGCACAGCCCCTGCCCGGTGGACATCCAGCTGGTCACCCAGCAGGTCATCCAGTGCGCCTATGACATTGCCAAAGCTGCCAAGCAGCTCGTCACTGTGACaaccaaagaaaacaacaactaaaaactaaaaccaAAAGACATTTCTAATTCACCCAAAACTGATATTATCAGTGATGTTGTTCATTTCAGTTTAATCAGTGTTATTGTTTCATACACATACATTCCTTGACTTGTAGAAAATATATGTATCATGCAAAAAATATGGGTCAATCACaaccttatttattttgtttttgtacattgTGTGTTAATACACATGTAAACTAACATGTTTAAAGATACAAGACAAAATTAGTTACCGTTCTTTACCTCACAGGAAGATTTCATGCACCCAGTTTGTAAAAatgaaatgctgtgtgtgtttgagccagCTCCATTTTATCTTTCTTACTTGTACTTCAGCTTAGACACTAGAGGTCATCAGTTGTGCTCCTCGCGCTCAGATCTCAGGTCTGGCATGGCTGACCCCAGCTCAGTGCAGAATACCTGGCATCAGGAACCAGAACAGATGAACTTTAGTCTAATTTAGTGACTATTGTGTATTTAGAATGCAATGGAcagtattttaattttaaaccaCTGTGATGTCACTTGCCTACAGTTCAGATGGTTGTTTAGTGAGCAAACATTGATGAAATGTATATTTAGGGCATGAGCCAGGAGTTGCAGCATTGTGCAAACTTTCATTCCATCTAGCAGCAACACGTGATTTCACAGTTTAGTCCCTCCAGGCTGGTCGACGATGCGTCCAGATCAGTAATATCTGGCGCTGTATAGTTTTAGaggcatgcatgcgtgtgtgcgtgtttttccTCCGAcatggggaccataaaccatgtttttgctatcaaggtgaggacattttgacaacgtggggacacttcGCAGGTCTCCACGGGTCCGaaggcttttttgagggtcaagatgtgattttagagctgaggttagaattgagttttggttcggattagagcaaagattagacgtctgcttCTATTTGTGAtagttagggtaaggggctagggaaggcgtTATGTCAATAGGAAGTCCCCACGTTGATGAgttgatggtgtgtgtgtgtgtgtgtgtgtgtgtgcgcgcgtgcgcgtgtgagagagagagagatctcaCTAAGGGGGATCTCAGTGGTCTATGTAAAATCAATTTTAATAGTATTATGCAAATGTAAGATGTATGTATCCATGTAATTCTTTATCAGAATAATCCAAATGCTATTCTATTTATGAACCCTATGTCATACCTCTAACAAAATATCAGTGTTTATTTTCATAAGCTTTTGTCCTAACAGCAAAACTTGTTGTGTTCTGGGGTTCGGGACGTCTCCGCTGGCAGTTCCATGTAGGCAACTACTGATGTCTGTTTGCTCAGTGTGGTGCCGTACCTCCGGTGTGTTCGATGCTGTTTGTGATCAAACATGTAGCGACGTGATTTACAATCAGTAATAAAGTTAAATGTGCGCCCAGAGTCCGAGTGACTGCTGTAGAACCTGGGGCCGGCGTGTCGCCACACGCGTCTGCACCAGGGGTGGAAAGAGGTGAGCTCATGCTGTAGAAtcaaatatcatcatcatcatcattactgaACGGCTGCCTCATTCAGGTCTGAGGAAGCAGGCGGGTCAAAGTGGCTCCTGTCCCGTGATCCATcactttcattttcctttttgtcaTCTTCATTAGCTTTATCCGTTGCATAAAATTGACTTAACAGCTGGTGCCATGCAAAAATAACTGCGTGATGTTGATTTTGTGAGCAAACCAGCTCaagttaataaaaacaaatatattattgtatttatttgtaataagCCCCCCCTGGTTCGGTCACGTGCAGCCGACCGCCGCCTCTGCTTGAACACTGTCCCTGCCTTAAGCATAATCAAGTAGACTTCGTACCTCCGCTCTCCGTTGTCGTCGTCCTGTTTACGTGAACCGACACCTCCGTGCGACGTTGGCTTCGGCtgcgctgaggaggaggaggaggaggaggaggaagggggcgGGCCGTCACGGCAGCGCAGTTCCGGGTTCTCTCCGGCCGAGggttgccgccgccgccgccacttcCCCGCGGTGTTTCTCGGCCGCAGCATGTCGCTCCTCCTGGACAACCAGTTCCCGGAGCTGCCCCCGGAGCGCTCCGTCCACACCGCGTCCTTCCTGGAGGCCGTCTCCCACCTGCCCCCGTTCTTCGGTGAGTCCACCTCCACCTGAAGTCGCGCGCGCACATGGGGCTCcgtgacgccgccgccgccgccgctggttAACGCTGTGCTGCCTATAGAGAAACTCTTTGTTGGCTCGTTCAACAGAGGCGTCATTGAACTCATTGTGACTTCAGTGCGGTTCGCGTTCAGCCCCACGGCCGCCACAAGCAGGGACGTGTGATGAagtcattcatattttattgctCTGCTCTCAAATGTCTGTGTCTCTTTCAGACTGTCTGGGATCAAAAGTGTTTTCCATCATCAAATCAGACATTAACGGCAACATAACGGCAAGTATAGAAATGTCTGTTTATAATTACTCCATATGAGCTTTGACCTAATTGGGCTTttaatgtattattaatttCCAGAAAATTAGAGCGGTGTATGTGAAGGACCCTGGGAGGTACGTGACCCTGCAGGACATCCTGGAGGCCGAGCGCGAAGCCCACGGCGCCGAGTGGCCCAAAGTGGGCGCCACGCTGGCGCTGATGTGGCTCAAAAGGTGAGAACCCACCAGAAGCGAGGCGTTTGTTGAGGTGTGAGctgctgagcggctgcagctgaacGTCCCTCCCGCAGGGGTCTCCGTTTCATCCAGATCCTGCTGCAGAGCCTGGCCGACGGGGACCGGGACGAGAGCAACCCCAACCTGATCCGGGTCAACGTCACCAAAGCCTACGAGCAGGCGCTGAAGAGGTACCACGGCTGGATTGTTCAAAAGATTTTCAACGTGAGTACATTTAGTCTGAAACATTTAATGCAATTCCATAATAGCTGGActgtaattaattttattactgtggtgtgtgtgtgtgtgtgtgtgtgtgtgtgtgtgtgtgtgtgtgtttgggtcctgTGCTTTACAGGCGGCGCTGATCGCAGCTCCCTACAGGTCAAACTTCCTCAAGGCTTTGTCAAAGGGAGAGGAAGTGAAAGAGGAGGACTGTCTGGCGAATGTGCGTCACTTCCTGGTTAACTACACCGCTACCGTAGACGCCATCTATGAGATGTACACAAAGCTGAACGCGGAGCTGGACTACACTGTTTGATGAAGGAGggatttgtttttcagattgtTCTTTCAGATTAGAATTTATCACTTTGGTTATGCTTTGTTAGATATGAATACTGATAGTCCACGACACAAAGCTTTAAGTTTCATTGAAGAGTTGAAGTGACCACAGGGTAAATACAGGGAGGGGGTCCTTTACATATTCCATGAGATGACTGTAAACACTGTTATTAGGACAATTTATACTAAATTCTCTGCCTGCTGAGCCCTAAGATAgagatatataatataattaattacaGGAACCAACAGTGCCTTAATTTTACTAAAATGTTCTAAAGGCAAACTCATGTTTGGCTCAAATTATATGTCATTTATAAAGGAAAGTTTGTTTGCTTCTGGGTTTTTTGTCCTTGAATGCATCTTTCTCTAGGTGGCGATATTGGCTtagtttttgtttcctttttaatCACATTGCAGCTACTgcataaaacaaatgaaatacgAACGTAATTATTCATGCTATGGCCAAAGTCATATTTTATGGCTCATCTATAACATTTCAAGACCAGGATTGTGAACCACGATTAGACAAGAAATGTGAGGCTGCTGACAAATGCTAAAACCTATTTAAGACTTTTTTCCGTTCAAGCATCAGAGCTAAATCAGAGGAGCCGCTGCGCTCTCCTGCATGTCTCCTAATCCCCCAAATCAAGCAAGCTCTTCCTGTGCCCAGTCTTACTTATCTGAAGTGTGTCCCAGAGGCCAGACTGGATCTGGTTCCTCTCCCGGTGGAGCCCAGCCTCAGCTAATCGTCtgtgagagcaggagaggagcacgTCTGTAATCCTGTAGGTTTATCAGCAGTGTAGCCTGCCCTGACTgatagagaggagagaaaggctcCAAGCAAAGCCAGGACACAATAGCCTCAAAGCAGGAAATCACTTACCAGTAAGTCACCGACCTTTAACCTTATCTGCACTGAGGTGgatattagtttatttccaACAGTGCATCTTACATTATTACCCTCAACCTACAGATTATTAGTTTTATCTTAGAGTGGGGGTGTTGAACCTGAACCACATCCCTGCTCTGCATTGGTTATACGTCTAGGCACAGCTCACCAGAACTAAATTAGCACTTTAACCTTGAATCATTTACAGAGGAACCAGGTCAGTTCAGGAtgccagaaaaaaaagatgactCTCACTCAAATGAAATCAATGACTTGCCTGATGCTGAAGTCCTAAATCCCTTTGCAATAAAATCTCATATAGCCATAACCAGTTTATCATCCATGATTAGAATAAAGCGACCGTCGCCCCGGCTCCACATTTGGCaccaaataattaataatacatGAGACAAACCAGCTGCTGGGtttataaaatttaatttacttGACAATCCTTATTAAGAAGAGGCAGAAAAGGGTGAGGGGTCAGGGTCATACATTGCAAAATGTAGTTATTTTAACATACTTCATGGAGAGCACTCACATGTTCATATATAATTGCACTTTATATTATAGAGACAGTTTGCTAAATAACTCAACAGGCCAACATAAATAATAGTGTTACAGAACCAGTGCAGACACACGAAGAACTACCAGTCATA
Protein-coding sequences here:
- the LOC114867089 gene encoding glycolipid transfer protein-like; this translates as MSLLLDNQFPELPPERSVHTASFLEAVSHLPPFFDCLGSKVFSIIKSDINGNITKIRAVYVKDPGRYVTLQDILEAEREAHGAEWPKVGATLALMWLKRGLRFIQILLQSLADGDRDESNPNLIRVNVTKAYEQALKRYHGWIVQKIFNAALIAAPYRSNFLKALSKGEEVKEEDCLANVRHFLVNYTATVDAIYEMYTKLNAELDYTV